The Actinomadura sp. WMMB 499 genome includes a window with the following:
- a CDS encoding nuclear transport factor 2 family protein, whose protein sequence is MDPEQTLRHAMDLLLKHDFDGFARMWAEDAVMEFPFAPADAPGRLEGGAVVAAYMRDYPNHIDLQAIPYLEIHRTETPGRVVAEMRATGRVVGTGEPYEMSYIAVIDIEDGRFVRYRDYWNPLKMPDSMRGAA, encoded by the coding sequence ATGGATCCCGAACAGACATTGCGGCACGCGATGGACCTGCTGCTGAAGCATGATTTCGATGGGTTCGCCCGCATGTGGGCCGAGGACGCGGTGATGGAGTTCCCGTTCGCGCCCGCCGACGCGCCCGGACGGCTCGAAGGCGGGGCCGTCGTCGCCGCCTACATGCGCGACTACCCGAACCACATCGACCTGCAGGCGATCCCCTACCTGGAGATCCACCGGACCGAGACGCCCGGCCGCGTCGTCGCCGAGATGCGGGCCACCGGCCGCGTCGTCGGGACGGGCGAACCGTACGAGATGTCGTACATCGCAGTGATCGATATCGAGGACGGACGGTTCGTCCGCTACCGCGACTACTGGAACCCGCTGAAGATGCCCGACTCGATGCGCGGGGCCGCGTGA
- a CDS encoding aspartate kinase — translation MALIVQKYGGSSVADAECVKRVAQRIVATKKAGNDVVVVVSAMGDTTDDLIDKAEQVSPLPPARELDMLLTAGERISMALLAMAIANLGHEARSFTGSQAGVITDGTHGKAKIIDVTPGRIRTALDEGSICIVAGFQGVSQGTKDITTLGRGGSDTTAVALAAALDADCCEIYSDVDGVFTADPRIVPAARKVPKISYEEMLEMAASGAKILHLRCVEYARRYNIPIHVRSSFSQKEGTWVVDSSELEGQDMEQAIISGVAHDRSEAKITVVGVPDKVGEAATIFTVLSDAEINIDMIVQNVSAASTGRTDISFTLPATDGQAALTALNKVKERIGFESLRYDDRVGKVSLIGAGMRSHPGVTATLFAAIADAGVNIEMISTSEIRISVVVAQDDLDTAVAAAHRAFDLDSEQVEAVVYGGTGR, via the coding sequence GTGGCTCTAATCGTGCAGAAGTACGGTGGCTCCTCCGTCGCCGACGCCGAGTGCGTCAAGCGGGTCGCCCAGCGCATCGTCGCAACGAAGAAGGCGGGGAACGACGTCGTTGTCGTCGTCTCCGCCATGGGTGACACGACGGATGATCTCATCGACAAGGCCGAGCAGGTCAGCCCCCTGCCACCGGCACGCGAACTGGACATGCTGCTCACCGCCGGCGAGCGCATCTCCATGGCGCTGCTGGCGATGGCCATCGCGAACCTGGGCCACGAGGCCCGCTCGTTCACCGGCTCCCAAGCGGGAGTCATCACCGACGGCACCCACGGCAAAGCCAAGATCATCGACGTGACCCCGGGACGCATCCGGACCGCGCTGGACGAGGGCTCGATCTGCATCGTCGCCGGTTTCCAGGGCGTCTCGCAGGGCACCAAGGACATCACCACGCTCGGCCGCGGCGGGTCCGACACCACCGCGGTGGCGCTGGCGGCGGCCCTGGACGCCGACTGCTGCGAGATCTACTCCGACGTCGACGGCGTGTTCACCGCCGACCCGCGCATCGTCCCGGCCGCGCGGAAGGTGCCGAAGATCTCCTACGAGGAGATGCTGGAGATGGCGGCGAGCGGGGCGAAGATCCTGCATCTGCGCTGCGTGGAGTACGCGCGCCGCTACAACATCCCCATCCACGTGCGGTCCTCGTTCAGCCAGAAGGAAGGCACGTGGGTCGTCGACAGCAGCGAACTCGAAGGACAGGACATGGAGCAGGCGATCATCTCCGGCGTCGCGCACGACCGGAGCGAGGCCAAGATCACCGTGGTCGGGGTGCCCGACAAGGTCGGTGAGGCCGCGACGATCTTCACGGTGCTGTCCGACGCCGAGATCAACATCGACATGATCGTGCAGAACGTGTCGGCCGCGTCGACCGGGCGCACCGACATCTCGTTCACGCTGCCGGCCACCGACGGGCAGGCCGCACTGACCGCCCTCAACAAGGTCAAGGAGCGCATCGGCTTCGAGTCGCTGCGCTACGACGACCGCGTCGGCAAGGTGTCGCTGATCGGCGCGGGCATGCGCTCGCACCCGGGCGTCACCGCCACGCTGTTCGCCGCCATCGCCGACGCGGGGGTGAACATCGAGATGATCTCCACGTCGGAGATCCGGATCTCCGTGGTGGTCGCGCAGGACGACCTGGACACCGCGGTCGCCGCCGCCCACCGCGCGTTCGACCTCGACTCCGAGCAGGTCGAGGCCGTCGTGTACGGCGGCACCGGCCGCTGA
- a CDS encoding NAD-dependent epimerase/dehydratase family protein → MTVLVIGATGTTGSRVADRLRADGRAVRAASRGAAGGPDGVRFDWLDPSTHGAALHGVESVYLVPPVGVLHPEEAMLPFLERAKRAGVRRAVLLSSSQLAPGGPATGAVHAALPEVFGEWAVLRPSWFMQNFTGGHVHAESIRAEGRITTAAAAGRVAFIDAGDIAAVAVRALTDRTPHNTDWILTGPGALSYDDVAATIARVSGRPVRHRAVSRERMREHLAGTLPDGFAAMLADLDGLIAGGAEDRVTGAVEQVTGRPPRSFEAFAAAHAGAFGAP, encoded by the coding sequence ATGACCGTCCTGGTGATCGGCGCCACCGGCACGACCGGCTCCAGGGTCGCGGACCGGCTGCGGGCGGACGGCCGCGCGGTCCGGGCCGCGAGCCGGGGTGCGGCCGGCGGCCCGGACGGCGTGCGGTTCGACTGGCTCGACCCGTCCACGCACGGCGCCGCCCTGCACGGCGTCGAGAGCGTCTACCTGGTGCCGCCCGTCGGGGTGCTGCACCCCGAGGAGGCCATGCTGCCCTTCCTGGAGCGGGCCAAGCGGGCCGGGGTGCGGCGCGCGGTGCTCCTCAGCTCGTCGCAGCTCGCGCCGGGCGGGCCCGCCACCGGCGCCGTCCACGCGGCCCTGCCGGAGGTGTTCGGCGAGTGGGCGGTGCTGCGGCCGTCGTGGTTCATGCAGAACTTCACGGGCGGGCACGTCCACGCGGAGAGCATCCGCGCGGAGGGCCGGATCACGACCGCCGCGGCGGCCGGACGGGTCGCGTTCATCGACGCCGGCGACATCGCCGCCGTCGCCGTCCGGGCCCTGACCGACCGGACGCCCCACAACACCGACTGGATCCTCACCGGACCGGGCGCCCTGTCCTACGACGACGTCGCGGCCACGATCGCGCGGGTGTCGGGCCGTCCGGTCCGGCACCGGGCGGTGTCGCGCGAGCGGATGCGCGAGCACCTCGCCGGGACGCTCCCGGACGGGTTCGCGGCGATGCTGGCGGACCTGGACGGGCTGATCGCCGGGGGCGCCGAGGACCGGGTCACGGGTGCCGTGGAGCAGGTCACCGGACGCCCGCCGCGCTCGTTCGAGGCGTTCGCGGCGGCGCACGCGGGGGCCTTCGGCGCTCCCTGA
- a CDS encoding TetR/AcrR family transcriptional regulator, with translation MTPRGDVRTEAILAAALEVLAEVGYDRLTMEAVAARAQASKATLYRRWPGKAELVVGAVRAHGGAGPDGAPVPPDTGGLRGDLVAVLEQMRANLEAQDAALILGLMTAMHRDPVLAETVRGRLVDDKRAAFGTVVERAVRRGDLAGDVDTALFTEISSAMLFSRLFVTGEPLDGAFVRHLVDAVLIPLLTGGRPAPGPPADRPTTQGDL, from the coding sequence ATGACACCACGCGGCGACGTGCGCACCGAGGCGATCCTGGCGGCGGCCCTGGAGGTGCTCGCCGAGGTCGGCTACGACCGGCTCACCATGGAGGCCGTCGCGGCGCGCGCGCAGGCCAGCAAGGCCACGCTGTACCGGCGCTGGCCCGGCAAGGCCGAGCTGGTGGTCGGCGCGGTGCGCGCGCACGGCGGCGCCGGGCCGGACGGCGCGCCCGTCCCGCCCGACACCGGCGGCCTGCGCGGCGACCTCGTCGCGGTGCTGGAGCAGATGCGCGCGAACCTGGAGGCCCAGGACGCCGCGCTGATCCTCGGGCTGATGACCGCGATGCACCGCGACCCGGTGCTCGCCGAGACCGTCCGCGGACGGCTCGTCGACGACAAGCGCGCCGCGTTCGGCACGGTCGTCGAGCGGGCCGTGCGGCGCGGCGACCTCGCCGGCGACGTCGACACCGCGCTGTTCACGGAGATCAGCTCGGCGATGCTGTTCTCCCGGCTGTTCGTCACCGGCGAGCCGCTCGACGGCGCGTTCGTCCGGCACCTGGTGGACGCCGTCCTGATCCCGCTGCTGACCGGCGGCCGCCCGGCCCCCGGTCCACCGGCCGACCGGCCGACGACCCAGGGAGACCTTTGA
- a CDS encoding class I SAM-dependent methyltransferase, with product MGAGQGRTDVSGGPAVGWREDGRDRRARWRSESAPPPRRVRVADDGTRADDAYRAACEGTALLWRGDFQNARQLLRAMARRIDAPPRKKKAEPSGAQAFHLFRQARAQRARTLGMLLVPVEAGHTVPLRRAPDVRDACAEAYGPGEEPYVVSLRELLGVIGAHEWRREGVPVPALGGDRIHPHYGVFSPIRGEYVDLVARAPLPSGVTSAFDIGTGTGVLAAVLARRGVGRVVATDMDPRALACARENVERLQVPVEVVQADLYPDGRAGLVVCNPPWLPAKPATPLERAVYDPGGRMLRGFLDGLGDRLEPDGEGWLVLSDLAEHLGLRARGELADAFAAAGLRVASRLDAAPVHPKAADADDPLHAARAAEITTLWRLRRDSGAPSPDR from the coding sequence ATGGGTGCTGGGCAGGGGCGGACGGACGTGTCGGGCGGACCGGCCGTCGGCTGGCGCGAGGACGGGCGGGACCGGCGCGCGCGCTGGCGGTCGGAGAGCGCGCCCCCGCCCCGGCGGGTGCGGGTCGCCGACGACGGGACGCGCGCGGACGACGCGTACCGGGCGGCGTGCGAGGGCACGGCGCTGCTGTGGCGGGGCGACTTCCAGAACGCGCGGCAGCTGCTCCGCGCGATGGCGCGGCGGATCGACGCGCCGCCGCGCAAGAAGAAGGCGGAGCCGTCCGGCGCCCAGGCGTTCCACCTGTTCCGGCAGGCGCGGGCCCAGCGCGCGCGCACGCTGGGCATGCTGCTGGTGCCGGTCGAGGCCGGTCACACCGTCCCGCTCCGGCGCGCCCCGGACGTGCGGGACGCGTGCGCGGAGGCGTACGGGCCGGGCGAGGAGCCGTACGTGGTGTCGCTACGCGAGCTGCTCGGCGTGATCGGCGCGCACGAGTGGCGGCGCGAGGGCGTGCCCGTGCCCGCGCTCGGCGGCGACCGGATCCACCCGCATTACGGCGTGTTCTCACCGATCCGGGGCGAGTACGTCGACCTCGTCGCGCGCGCGCCGCTGCCGTCCGGGGTGACGTCCGCGTTCGACATCGGCACAGGTACGGGCGTCCTCGCGGCCGTCCTCGCGCGACGCGGCGTGGGGCGGGTCGTCGCCACCGACATGGATCCGCGCGCGCTTGCCTGCGCCAGGGAGAACGTCGAGCGGCTGCAAGTGCCGGTGGAGGTCGTGCAGGCGGACCTTTACCCGGACGGACGCGCCGGTCTCGTCGTCTGCAATCCGCCGTGGCTCCCGGCGAAGCCCGCGACGCCGCTGGAACGGGCCGTCTACGATCCGGGCGGGCGGATGCTGCGGGGGTTCCTCGACGGTCTCGGCGATCGTCTGGAACCGGACGGGGAAGGCTGGCTCGTCCTGTCCGACCTGGCCGAACACCTCGGGCTGCGGGCGCGGGGCGAGCTGGCGGACGCGTTCGCGGCGGCGGGCCTGCGGGTGGCCAGCCGGCTCGACGCGGCGCCCGTCCATCCGAAGGCGGCCGACGCCGACGATCCGCTGCACGCCGCGCGGGCCGCCGAGATCACGACCCTGTGGCGCCTGCGGCGTGACTCCGGTGCGCCGTCTCCGGACCGATGA
- a CDS encoding DUF4180 domain-containing protein, which produces MADALVERAGRQVLVCAADGPPIATERDALDLIGHAFLGAEVVAVPADRLDERFFALGTRVAGEIMQKFVNYRIRLAVVGDVSRHLESSAALRALVAESNAGGHIWFVPDLDALDTRLRASA; this is translated from the coding sequence ATGGCTGACGCGCTGGTGGAGCGGGCCGGACGGCAGGTGCTGGTGTGCGCGGCGGACGGCCCGCCGATCGCCACCGAGCGGGACGCGCTCGACCTGATCGGCCACGCGTTCCTCGGCGCCGAGGTGGTGGCCGTGCCCGCGGACCGGCTGGACGAGCGGTTCTTCGCCCTCGGCACCCGCGTGGCCGGCGAGATCATGCAGAAGTTCGTCAACTACCGGATCCGGCTGGCCGTCGTCGGGGACGTGTCCCGGCACCTGGAGTCGAGTGCGGCGCTGCGGGCCCTCGTCGCCGAGTCGAACGCGGGCGGGCACATCTGGTTCGTCCCGGACCTGGACGCCCTCGACACCCGCCTCCGCGCGTCCGCCTAG
- a CDS encoding nuclear transport factor 2 family protein has protein sequence MSDVRQRVERYLAIWNETDPAARRAAVDEVWTGNARYVDPLGVAEGRDAFDAFVGAAQEQFPGLVFRLAGDVDAHHDVARFAWELGPEGGEAVAAGFDVAEFGADGRFERVTGFLDRVPG, from the coding sequence ATGAGCGATGTCCGGCAGCGGGTCGAGCGGTACCTGGCGATCTGGAACGAGACCGACCCGGCGGCGCGGCGCGCGGCGGTCGACGAGGTGTGGACCGGGAACGCCCGGTACGTCGACCCGCTCGGCGTCGCGGAGGGACGGGACGCGTTCGACGCGTTCGTCGGCGCGGCGCAGGAGCAGTTCCCTGGGCTGGTGTTCCGGCTCGCGGGGGACGTGGACGCGCACCACGACGTCGCCCGGTTCGCCTGGGAGCTCGGGCCCGAGGGCGGCGAGGCGGTCGCGGCCGGGTTCGACGTCGCCGAGTTCGGCGCGGACGGCCGGTTCGAGCGGGTGACCGGCTTCCTCGACCGGGTTCCGGGGTGA
- a CDS encoding DUF6086 family protein, with translation MSQYFQAGDDVLWNPATRVARLFAATAGTLADITDRPSGIGPEQSDEYRLDVETFVEFTDALVRYHARSGHTVMRTLMEGFVVTALALSVRAGVRVPALDDLDTAGVRALAERARDVERTMPR, from the coding sequence ATGAGCCAGTACTTCCAGGCCGGCGACGACGTCCTGTGGAACCCGGCCACCAGGGTCGCCCGGCTGTTCGCGGCGACGGCCGGGACGCTCGCCGACATCACGGACAGACCGTCGGGGATCGGCCCGGAGCAGTCGGACGAGTACCGGCTCGACGTCGAGACGTTCGTCGAGTTCACCGACGCCCTGGTCCGGTACCACGCCCGCTCGGGCCACACCGTCATGCGGACCCTCATGGAGGGGTTCGTCGTGACGGCGCTCGCCCTGTCCGTCCGGGCCGGAGTGCGCGTCCCGGCCCTCGACGACCTCGACACGGCCGGCGTGCGCGCCCTCGCCGAGCGTGCCCGGGACGTCGAGCGCACCATGCCGCGCTGA
- a CDS encoding helix-turn-helix domain-containing protein produces MTEKMYSVEEVADLLGLHVRTVRGYIRDGRLKAVRIGKQYRIAPADLEALTGRAPAPAGRPGAGASVEVSSIVEIDGIDRAGADRLSTLVLSGVNVGGDPARRLRIQAVHDAERRRLKLVVLGSAAETAAVLQMLDAVLDGGNDLVDREDRNG; encoded by the coding sequence ATGACGGAAAAAATGTACTCCGTCGAGGAGGTCGCGGACCTGCTCGGCCTGCACGTGCGGACGGTGCGCGGCTACATCCGCGACGGGCGGCTCAAGGCCGTCCGGATCGGCAAGCAGTACCGGATCGCGCCCGCCGACCTGGAGGCGCTGACCGGCCGCGCGCCCGCACCCGCGGGACGGCCCGGCGCGGGCGCGTCCGTCGAGGTGTCGAGCATCGTCGAGATCGACGGGATCGACCGGGCCGGGGCCGACCGGCTGAGCACGCTCGTCCTCTCGGGCGTGAACGTCGGCGGCGACCCCGCGCGCCGGCTGCGGATCCAGGCGGTGCACGACGCGGAGCGGCGCCGCCTGAAGCTCGTCGTGCTCGGTTCCGCCGCCGAGACCGCGGCCGTGCTGCAGATGCTCGACGCGGTACTCGACGGCGGCAACGACCTGGTGGACCGGGAGGATCGCAATGGCTGA
- a CDS encoding alpha/beta fold hydrolase: MPTITVDGARIPYRVEGTGPALVLVHGVGPGAAMWDGVLDRFTGHRTVVRPDLAGSDAASDDGAPLTAGTLAAQVAAVIEDAGTGRADVLGFSLGAPVAAAVAALRPDLVRRLVPVAGVAGPGDEYVRQLVASWLAAAGDTDAFARHSTLLAYSRGFMNRAGHAAVEQAHAFMAPTPDRLRQVDLVGRIDVRDLLPRITAPTLVIGALHDATLPVENHREFSTGIAGAEYAELDSGHVVMGERTDEFLKLVEDFLSR, translated from the coding sequence ATGCCCACCATCACTGTCGACGGCGCCCGCATCCCCTACCGCGTCGAGGGGACGGGCCCCGCGCTCGTCCTCGTGCACGGTGTCGGCCCCGGAGCGGCCATGTGGGACGGCGTGCTCGACCGGTTCACCGGCCACCGCACCGTCGTCCGGCCCGACCTGGCGGGCAGCGACGCCGCCTCCGACGACGGCGCGCCGCTGACCGCCGGGACCCTCGCCGCGCAGGTCGCGGCGGTGATCGAGGACGCCGGCACCGGCCGCGCGGACGTGCTCGGCTTCTCGCTCGGCGCGCCCGTCGCCGCCGCCGTCGCCGCCCTGCGACCGGACCTCGTCCGCAGGCTGGTCCCGGTCGCGGGCGTCGCGGGGCCGGGCGACGAGTACGTCCGGCAGCTGGTGGCGTCGTGGCTGGCCGCCGCGGGCGACACCGACGCGTTCGCCCGCCACTCGACCCTGCTCGCCTACAGCCGCGGGTTCATGAACCGGGCGGGCCACGCCGCGGTCGAGCAGGCCCACGCGTTCATGGCGCCGACCCCGGACCGCCTCCGCCAGGTCGATCTGGTCGGGCGGATCGACGTCCGGGACCTGCTGCCGCGGATCACCGCGCCCACGCTCGTCATCGGCGCCCTGCACGACGCCACCCTGCCCGTGGAGAACCACCGGGAGTTCTCCACGGGCATCGCGGGGGCCGAGTACGCCGAACTGGACAGCGGTCACGTGGTGATGGGGGAGCGGACGGACGAGTTCCTCAAGCTCGTCGAGGACTTCCTGTCCCGGTGA
- a CDS encoding TetR/AcrR family transcriptional regulator, giving the protein MPEPRRRADAVRNREAVLDAAEALFARSGTAEISMNSVAAAAGVGKGTVFRAFTDRTGLLQALAERRSAWLLEVVRDGPAPLGPATPPRERVPAVLDALVRLKFDNRSLYLALEEGGAASPYQSDSYTRSHTILRDMLAELADPGEAGFLAHALLAAVRADLITYLANAEGLTADAIRARLAAYVERLLPAERS; this is encoded by the coding sequence ATGCCCGAACCCCGGCGCCGCGCCGACGCCGTCCGCAACCGCGAAGCCGTCCTCGACGCCGCCGAGGCGCTCTTCGCGCGCAGCGGCACCGCCGAGATCAGCATGAACTCCGTCGCCGCGGCCGCGGGCGTCGGCAAGGGGACCGTCTTCCGCGCCTTCACCGACCGGACGGGCCTCCTGCAGGCCCTCGCCGAGCGCCGCTCCGCGTGGCTGCTCGAGGTGGTGCGCGACGGGCCCGCCCCGCTCGGCCCGGCCACCCCGCCGCGCGAGCGCGTCCCGGCCGTGCTGGACGCCCTGGTCCGCCTCAAGTTCGACAACCGGAGCCTCTACCTCGCGCTCGAGGAGGGCGGCGCCGCCAGCCCCTACCAGAGCGACTCCTACACGCGGTCGCACACGATCTTGCGCGACATGCTCGCCGAACTCGCCGATCCCGGGGAGGCGGGGTTCCTCGCGCACGCCCTCCTCGCCGCCGTCCGCGCCGACCTCATCACCTACCTGGCGAACGCGGAGGGGCTGACGGCCGACGCGATCCGCGCGCGGCTGGCCGCGTACGTCGAGCGCCTGCTTCCGGCGGAGCGGAGCTAG
- a CDS encoding helix-turn-helix transcriptional regulator: MDMDRRELADFLRRSRARLRPREVGLPTGPRRRTPGLRREEVSQLAGMSADYYMRLEQARSPQPSAQLLGALARALRLTADERDHLYVLAGHRPPAGPLAGEHVRPGLLHLLDRLGDTPAQILGDLGDLLAHNAAAEALFGCVCTVDGPDRNIVWRWFADPSVRSAHPEDEHERIGRAHVADLRAAVARRGHDAASAALVRRLHGTGGEFTRMWELHEVAVRRTARMRVRHPELGTAEFDAEVLVTPAEDQRLVVYTPPPGSRSVEALELLRVIGPETAHRSHAAGATGS; encoded by the coding sequence ATGGACATGGACCGCCGCGAGCTCGCCGACTTCCTCCGCCGCTCCCGCGCACGGCTCCGCCCCCGTGAGGTCGGCCTGCCGACCGGGCCGCGGCGGCGCACGCCGGGCCTGCGCCGCGAGGAGGTCTCGCAGCTCGCGGGCATGTCCGCGGACTACTACATGCGGCTCGAGCAGGCCCGCAGCCCGCAGCCGTCCGCGCAGCTCCTCGGCGCGCTCGCCCGCGCGCTGCGGCTCACCGCGGACGAGCGCGACCACCTGTACGTCCTCGCCGGGCACCGGCCACCGGCGGGCCCGCTCGCCGGCGAGCACGTCCGTCCCGGCCTGCTCCACCTGCTGGACCGGCTCGGCGACACCCCCGCGCAGATCCTCGGCGACCTCGGCGACCTCCTCGCGCACAACGCGGCGGCCGAGGCGCTGTTCGGCTGCGTCTGCACGGTCGACGGGCCCGACCGCAACATCGTCTGGCGATGGTTCGCCGACCCGTCCGTCCGGTCGGCCCATCCGGAGGACGAGCACGAGCGGATCGGCCGCGCGCACGTCGCCGACCTGCGCGCCGCGGTCGCCCGGCGCGGGCACGACGCCGCGTCGGCCGCGCTCGTCCGGCGGCTGCACGGCACCGGCGGCGAGTTCACCCGGATGTGGGAGCTGCACGAGGTCGCGGTGCGCCGCACCGCGCGGATGCGGGTGCGGCATCCCGAGCTCGGGACGGCCGAGTTCGACGCCGAGGTGCTCGTGACCCCCGCCGAGGACCAGCGGCTCGTCGTCTACACGCCCCCGCCCGGCTCCCGTTCCGTGGAGGCCCTCGAGCTGCTGCGGGTCATCGGTCCGGAGACGGCGCACCGGAGTCACGCCGCAGGCGCCACAGGGTCGTGA
- a CDS encoding TetR/AcrR family transcriptional regulator: MRSADDDRTTRAVIRDEALRLFALHGPDRVTVRRIGEAAGVSPALVIHHFGAKDALRETVDRHVLATLETIFDELAGAGGGDGAHGSLADALLRRLPPGSPVPAYLARTLPGDDPAGARLFRRLFEAARRHAATDERAAFLLVNDLAVILLRHRIADVLGTDPLSREGLARWTAEAATVYERGLT; this comes from the coding sequence ATGCGTTCAGCCGACGACGATCGCACGACCCGCGCCGTCATCCGCGACGAGGCCCTGCGCCTCTTCGCCCTGCACGGCCCGGACCGGGTCACCGTCCGCCGCATCGGCGAGGCCGCCGGCGTCTCGCCCGCCCTGGTCATCCACCACTTCGGCGCCAAGGACGCGCTGCGCGAGACCGTCGACCGGCACGTCCTGGCCACCCTGGAGACGATCTTCGACGAGCTGGCCGGAGCGGGCGGCGGGGACGGGGCGCACGGGTCGCTCGCCGACGCGCTGCTGCGGCGGCTGCCGCCCGGATCGCCCGTGCCCGCCTACCTCGCGCGGACCCTGCCCGGCGACGATCCGGCGGGCGCGCGGTTGTTCCGGCGCCTGTTCGAGGCGGCGCGGCGGCACGCCGCGACCGATGAGCGCGCCGCGTTCCTGCTCGTCAACGACCTCGCCGTCATCCTGCTCCGGCACCGCATCGCCGACGTCCTGGGCACCGACCCGCTGTCGCGCGAGGGCCTCGCCCGCTGGACCGCCGAGGCCGCGACCGTCTACGAGAGGGGCCTCACGTGA
- a CDS encoding YrdB family protein — translation MRLPGPVHAGNEGLAFLVELAAFAALAWWGFTAGDAVLVDLVLGLGAPAAAITLWGLFAAPKSRFDAGLPVVLLVKALVFASAALAVLAVGHPVLAAVFAAIALVNTALATLDRDARFRAARDEPSAG, via the coding sequence ATGCGACTTCCCGGGCCCGTGCACGCCGGTAACGAGGGCCTCGCCTTCCTCGTCGAGCTCGCCGCGTTCGCCGCCCTGGCGTGGTGGGGGTTCACCGCCGGCGACGCCGTCCTCGTCGACCTCGTGCTCGGTCTCGGGGCACCGGCCGCGGCCATCACCCTGTGGGGCCTGTTCGCGGCGCCGAAGTCCCGGTTCGACGCGGGGCTCCCGGTCGTCCTGCTGGTGAAGGCGCTGGTGTTCGCGTCCGCGGCGCTGGCCGTCCTGGCCGTGGGGCATCCGGTGCTCGCCGCCGTGTTCGCGGCGATCGCCCTGGTCAACACCGCTCTCGCCACCCTCGACCGGGACGCCCGGTTCCGCGCCGCGCGGGACGAGCCGTCCGCCGGATGA